In Bythopirellula goksoeyrii, a single window of DNA contains:
- a CDS encoding Gfo/Idh/MocA family protein, which translates to MKELSHKTRREFILNTATTLATSSLAAGMAVAETTGSKPSVGANDQIRYGVIGYGSRCKYVLSSMLTHEDAQCVALADVWKQHRDDGKAAIDKHYGNTECKTYTDFRKLLERQDIDAVLIATGDRWHATASMLAAEAGKDIYCEKPCGLTMGLCQQLDDTIQKTGRIFQAGTQRRSVPNFQTAVEFVHNGKLGKLHTLHASVYEPTLQNTWLSREEFDPDSLEWNMWLGPAMWRPYNHEYVEGKWRKVWDFDAGCSLLDWAAHTLDLCQWANGSDDTGPIEFEPLSDKIMCRYASGVEVSLDFLPEPFGKREPHFITRLGTCPVRFEGERGSVETGDEGEIVASTEALQAELPPSQKRIRGIDATLHTRNFLDCMRSRKEPNASNRIMRHSHVASHAAAIAWVLQRKLKFDPQSESFPEDAEANRFRERPIREWEV; encoded by the coding sequence ATGAAAGAACTCTCACATAAAACGCGGCGTGAATTTATCCTTAATACTGCTACCACCCTGGCGACGAGTTCTTTGGCAGCGGGAATGGCAGTGGCCGAGACGACAGGCAGCAAGCCCTCGGTTGGGGCCAACGATCAAATCCGCTACGGCGTAATCGGCTACGGTTCTCGCTGCAAGTATGTACTCTCCTCGATGCTTACCCACGAAGATGCCCAGTGTGTTGCCCTGGCCGACGTCTGGAAGCAACATCGCGATGATGGCAAGGCGGCAATCGACAAACACTACGGCAACACCGAGTGTAAGACTTACACCGATTTCCGCAAATTGCTTGAGCGTCAGGACATCGACGCAGTGCTTATTGCCACCGGTGATCGTTGGCATGCTACCGCATCGATGCTCGCCGCCGAGGCTGGTAAGGATATCTATTGCGAAAAGCCATGTGGGTTGACAATGGGCTTGTGCCAACAACTCGACGATACAATCCAAAAGACCGGGCGGATCTTCCAGGCGGGTACGCAGCGCCGTAGCGTGCCGAATTTCCAAACCGCCGTGGAATTTGTGCACAACGGAAAACTCGGAAAGCTGCATACACTTCACGCCTCGGTCTATGAGCCGACACTGCAAAATACCTGGCTATCCCGAGAGGAATTTGATCCCGACTCGCTCGAATGGAATATGTGGTTGGGACCCGCGATGTGGAGGCCTTACAACCACGAATATGTCGAAGGCAAGTGGCGGAAGGTGTGGGATTTTGATGCGGGATGCAGTTTGCTCGATTGGGCTGCTCACACATTGGACCTCTGCCAATGGGCCAACGGCAGCGACGATACGGGACCCATTGAATTTGAACCACTCAGCGACAAAATCATGTGCCGCTATGCCAGCGGTGTGGAAGTATCGCTTGATTTCCTGCCAGAACCATTTGGAAAACGTGAGCCACACTTCATCACACGGCTGGGTACGTGCCCGGTGCGATTCGAAGGCGAGCGTGGCTCGGTTGAAACCGGAGATGAGGGAGAAATCGTCGCATCGACTGAAGCACTACAAGCAGAACTCCCTCCATCCCAAAAGCGCATACGGGGCATCGATGCTACGCTGCATACGCGCAACTTTCTCGACTGCATGCGTTCGCGCAAGGAACCAAACGCCAGCAACCGGATCATGCGCCACTCGCACGTAGCATCCCACGCCGCCGCGATCGCCTGGGTACTTCAGCGTAAGCTCAAGTTCGATCCACAGTCGGAGTCTTTTCCAGAGGATGCCGAAGCGAACCGCTTCCGTGAGCGGCCCATACGCGAGTGGGAGGTCTAG
- a CDS encoding MGMT family protein → MAHKKSWREKLADDKGLPKVVKITGKMSQRLGTGTVVVPAPLEVDAAMKAIRRGKLTTIDLIRNSLAKKHRASVACPMTTGIFAWIASHAANESEEEGRKRITPYWRTLKKDGELNPKYPGGITNLKRRLAAEGHAIVRRGKRYFVQNYEQAAILPKLDSS, encoded by the coding sequence ATGGCCCACAAAAAATCCTGGCGCGAAAAACTTGCTGACGACAAAGGGCTTCCCAAGGTCGTGAAGATCACCGGAAAAATGTCGCAGCGGCTCGGAACGGGGACAGTTGTTGTTCCAGCGCCATTGGAGGTCGATGCGGCGATGAAAGCGATTCGGCGGGGCAAGTTGACGACGATTGATTTGATTCGCAACTCCCTGGCAAAAAAACATCGTGCTTCCGTTGCCTGCCCCATGACGACGGGAATCTTCGCCTGGATTGCCTCTCATGCAGCGAATGAGTCAGAAGAGGAGGGACGAAAGCGGATCACGCCCTACTGGAGAACTCTCAAGAAAGATGGCGAGCTCAATCCAAAATATCCAGGGGGGATCACGAATTTGAAACGGCGGCTAGCTGCCGAAGGACATGCGATCGTCCGGCGGGGCAAACGTTACTTCGTCCAAAATTACGAACAGGCAGCAATACTTCCGAAGCTGGATTCATCTTAA
- a CDS encoding CNNM domain-containing protein, whose amino-acid sequence MKITATTVLICIAMATTAATVYAVGIAPETSVDEAGDSSRHLVLMIVYATVALFFSSLCSVAEAVLLSVTPSYIANLKQTSPGTASRLGKVKGNIDRSLAAILTLNTIAHTVGAGGAGAEAAAYFGTEYVGVAMAVLTLLILFVSEIIPKTIGALYWRGLAPLTARFVQLLTWILYPLLLISDLLTKLITRGKAVHTISRDEIAAMAELGMASGQLDESESRMLKNVFRLPGLQVSDVMTPRTVVFALQQDLTAAEVITAHPTMVFSRIPVYAAHRDEVTGFVLKSDLYANMVNGEGAAQLRDLKRGISSVPDQMPLNVALDKMLTLREHVLLVVDEHGGMDGIVTLEDVVETLIGIEIVDEADQIDDMRRLARQKWRERMERVGIDVDSFDEKFEE is encoded by the coding sequence ATGAAAATCACTGCCACAACTGTTTTGATCTGCATTGCCATGGCTACGACGGCGGCGACCGTCTATGCCGTAGGGATCGCGCCGGAGACTTCGGTGGACGAAGCTGGAGATTCATCGCGACACCTGGTGCTGATGATCGTTTATGCGACAGTTGCCTTGTTCTTCTCGTCGCTCTGTTCGGTTGCTGAAGCAGTTCTGTTGAGCGTAACCCCATCGTATATCGCGAACCTCAAGCAGACATCACCCGGTACTGCCAGTCGTCTCGGCAAGGTGAAGGGAAATATCGACCGCTCGCTCGCGGCGATTCTCACACTCAACACCATTGCCCACACTGTCGGTGCGGGAGGTGCCGGGGCCGAGGCGGCAGCTTATTTCGGCACAGAATACGTCGGCGTAGCGATGGCTGTGCTCACGCTGCTGATTCTCTTTGTCTCGGAGATTATTCCCAAAACAATTGGGGCCCTCTATTGGCGCGGGCTCGCCCCGCTGACGGCTCGATTCGTGCAACTGCTGACTTGGATACTCTATCCATTGTTGTTGATTTCCGATTTGCTGACCAAGCTGATCACGCGCGGCAAAGCAGTCCATACAATTAGTCGTGACGAAATTGCGGCCATGGCCGAACTAGGCATGGCATCGGGGCAACTTGACGAGAGCGAATCGAGAATGCTCAAGAACGTGTTTCGCCTGCCGGGCTTGCAGGTCTCCGACGTCATGACTCCTCGAACGGTCGTCTTCGCTCTGCAACAGGATCTCACTGCAGCAGAGGTCATCACAGCGCATCCGACCATGGTTTTCTCGCGAATTCCCGTCTACGCGGCCCATCGGGATGAGGTGACAGGATTTGTGCTCAAGAGCGATCTCTATGCCAACATGGTTAACGGAGAGGGGGCGGCACAACTTCGTGACCTCAAGCGCGGCATCAGCAGCGTGCCCGATCAAATGCCACTGAATGTCGCACTGGATAAGATGCTCACTTTGCGCGAACATGTTCTGTTGGTCGTCGACGAGCATGGTGGCATGGATGGAATCGTCACACTCGAAGACGTCGTCGAAACGCTCATCGGAATTGAGATCGTCGACGAAGCCGATCAAATCGATGATATGCGCCGCCTGGCCCGCCAGAAGTGGCGCGAGCGCATGGAACGCGTCGGGATTGATGTGGACAGTTTTGATGAGAAATTTGAAGAATAG
- a CDS encoding aldo/keto reductase produces the protein MPEFNRRRFLAVSAGTATLASSIAPQVVRADDATPPPPQMPIGKTGIVMSRVGQGTGMHGGNRQSDHTRKGFENFVALMQHAYDRGVTFFDLADLYGSHVYFREALKTIPRDKVSILTKIWTRYDSACTPDAPKFCKQIAKTTLDRFCHEIATDHLNIVLLHCMMTPNWPDQLAPYMEALDEAKQRGQVRAVGVSCHDLRAVVTAVNSPWVDVILARINPFGARMDGNLEDVVPVLTKARQNGKAILGMKIYGEGTLVDNKEECIQFAQENGLLDAMTVGAETPAQMDETLRLIAKYPVKKLIG, from the coding sequence ATGCCAGAGTTCAATCGACGTCGCTTTCTCGCAGTATCTGCGGGTACTGCCACACTCGCTTCCAGCATAGCGCCTCAGGTAGTTCGAGCCGACGACGCCACACCGCCGCCACCGCAGATGCCGATCGGGAAGACGGGCATCGTCATGTCCCGCGTCGGTCAGGGAACCGGCATGCATGGTGGTAATCGTCAATCGGATCATACCCGAAAAGGCTTTGAGAATTTCGTTGCGCTCATGCAACACGCTTACGATCGCGGGGTTACGTTCTTCGACTTGGCCGATTTGTATGGCTCACATGTCTACTTCCGTGAAGCATTGAAGACAATACCTCGCGACAAGGTCTCGATCCTCACAAAGATCTGGACACGATATGACAGCGCCTGCACACCTGACGCGCCCAAATTCTGCAAGCAAATCGCCAAAACGACGCTTGATCGCTTTTGCCATGAAATTGCCACCGATCATTTGAATATTGTCCTCTTGCATTGCATGATGACACCAAATTGGCCCGATCAGTTGGCACCTTACATGGAAGCCCTCGACGAAGCGAAACAGCGGGGACAGGTTCGAGCCGTTGGTGTCTCCTGTCACGATCTTCGAGCCGTGGTGACGGCCGTCAATTCTCCCTGGGTCGACGTGATCTTGGCCAGAATCAATCCGTTTGGTGCCAGAATGGATGGAAATCTGGAGGATGTGGTACCCGTATTGACCAAGGCTCGCCAGAATGGCAAAGCGATCTTAGGGATGAAGATTTATGGCGAAGGCACGCTGGTGGACAACAAGGAAGAGTGTATTCAGTTCGCTCAGGAAAACGGTTTGCTGGATGCGATGACCGTTGGTGCTGAGACTCCCGCACAGATGGATGAAACTTTACGACTCATCGCGAAATATCCCGTCAAGAAGCTTATAGGCTAG
- a CDS encoding helix-turn-helix domain-containing protein, whose amino-acid sequence MNDMQRNSQESRKLTFSTEALGPEKWRDVVCGFYSGISLDWIQEQPRPAWLGLSRFADSQVMEIASARPVRVVSTPSPSWFQDTYNLALLAKGNCRSRHAGREEVWKAGDLMLFDSSQSFDIVHPANYHLLSWSLPRESVAKMIAAPDRSLGMRISGHSGIGAILADFVRALLIEARHLEPSEQSSMLTHLYGLIGLAVGASSEAHQSRRETQREVRRQQILSYVEARLTDPSLTAQQAAKDLKISQRWLHAVLERSGISFAAWVAQRRLEECRKILTNPAYDHLTIADIAFRSGFSNLATFNRRFRDYFEMAPRDVRYLAQRNVNRAE is encoded by the coding sequence ATGAATGACATGCAAAGAAATAGCCAAGAAAGTAGGAAGCTGACTTTCTCAACGGAAGCTCTCGGACCTGAAAAGTGGCGTGATGTGGTATGCGGGTTTTACTCCGGCATTTCTCTGGATTGGATCCAGGAGCAGCCTCGGCCAGCATGGCTTGGCTTAAGCCGATTCGCCGATTCTCAAGTTATGGAAATTGCCAGTGCCAGGCCAGTCCGAGTAGTAAGTACTCCTTCACCTTCATGGTTTCAAGATACTTACAACCTTGCACTTCTTGCGAAAGGCAATTGCCGAAGTCGTCATGCCGGCCGCGAAGAGGTTTGGAAAGCAGGGGATCTCATGTTGTTCGACAGCTCCCAATCGTTCGACATTGTGCATCCCGCCAACTACCATCTGCTCTCGTGGAGTTTGCCGCGAGAATCCGTAGCCAAAATGATTGCCGCACCAGATCGTTCGCTCGGTATGAGAATCTCTGGCCATTCAGGCATTGGCGCTATCCTTGCAGACTTTGTGCGCGCGCTGCTCATTGAAGCGAGGCATCTCGAACCGAGCGAACAAAGCTCCATGTTGACACATTTGTATGGACTGATCGGTTTGGCCGTCGGTGCCAGTTCCGAAGCACATCAGTCGCGCCGTGAAACTCAGCGCGAAGTACGTCGGCAACAAATTCTTTCCTATGTCGAAGCGCGCTTGACAGATCCAAGTCTTACGGCGCAGCAAGCTGCGAAGGACCTAAAGATCTCGCAGCGTTGGCTGCATGCAGTGCTTGAGCGGAGTGGAATCAGCTTTGCCGCCTGGGTTGCCCAGCGTCGGCTCGAAGAATGCAGAAAGATTCTCACAAATCCCGCCTACGACCATTTAACGATCGCCGATATTGCCTTCCGCTCTGGCTTCAGCAATTTGGCAACTTTCAACCGACGATTTCGAGATTATTTCGAGATGGCTCCCCGAGATGTGCGATACTTGGCGCAACGAAATGTAAACCGCGCAGAATAG
- a CDS encoding zinc ribbon domain-containing protein, whose product MFCSECGAKAAGKFCSSCGAKLTAMDSAAIETIDLPIDWSDVSDYETLLRIPEVRDRIAESAAQSKKSLTGEDFLDMYGNALGKLAGLPIKLPMASLAQFAQSTYAKLGVKTGKEKSKFVVQPPGKVIVSLLCSLARSGRAIRGVHQLADGCVIVAALPSDMLALEGELIIKVCRSPGGTQVEAKTEIPGQMFDWGKSTRCLESLLSELTRVAA is encoded by the coding sequence ATGTTTTGCTCAGAGTGCGGTGCCAAAGCCGCAGGAAAATTCTGCTCGTCGTGTGGTGCAAAGCTGACGGCAATGGATTCGGCAGCAATCGAGACGATCGATCTTCCGATCGACTGGTCCGATGTGAGTGACTATGAAACCCTGCTTCGCATTCCCGAGGTCCGTGATCGAATCGCCGAAAGTGCGGCACAGTCAAAAAAGTCACTCACCGGCGAAGACTTTCTCGACATGTATGGCAATGCCCTGGGAAAGCTTGCCGGGCTCCCCATCAAGTTGCCGATGGCAAGTCTCGCTCAGTTCGCGCAATCGACCTACGCCAAATTGGGTGTGAAGACAGGCAAAGAGAAGTCGAAGTTTGTGGTCCAGCCACCAGGCAAAGTGATCGTCTCTCTACTATGTTCACTTGCACGGTCTGGCCGCGCGATACGTGGCGTCCATCAACTCGCCGATGGCTGTGTGATTGTGGCGGCTCTCCCTTCGGATATGCTTGCTCTCGAAGGAGAATTGATCATCAAGGTGTGCCGCAGCCCAGGGGGTACGCAAGTCGAAGCCAAGACCGAGATCCCCGGCCAGATGTTTGATTGGGGCAAGAGCACCCGTTGTTTGGAATCGCTACTGAGCGAGCTGACAAGGGTTGCTGCGTAA
- a CDS encoding glutamine synthetase III family protein: MSTMSYAEPSVGSEERKSFGAAAGGGGFSSGGMSSRMAAIAAVTNYQPFSQPLDFAKTPAHRLFGENVFSKSVMKDRLPKPIYKSLMKTIEVGEKLDPEIADVVASAMKDWAIEKGATHYAHVFYPLTGATAEKHDSFLSPDGNGGAVTEFTGKQLIQGEPDGSSFPTGGIRATFEARGYTIWDVTSPAYILENPNGTTLCIPTAFVSWTGEALDKKTPLLRSMQALNSQAQRILSLFGHADGSFVSSTAGPEQEYFLIDRHFYFSRPDLFTAGRTLFGATPPKGQEFDDHYFGAIPERVLAFMLDSERELLKLGIPVKTRHNEVAPGQYEIAPVFESANLANDHQHLVMITLKRVAEKYGMACLTHEKPFAGVNGSGKHVNWSLGSSSQGNLLDPGETPHENAQFLVFCAAVIRAVYLNQGLLRASVATAGNDHRLGANEAPPAIISIFLGDQLTDVFEQIKAGGAKSSIAKGTLGVGVDVLPPLPKDAGDRNRTSPFAFTGNRFEFRAVGSNQSIAGPLVVMNTIISESLDYCATKLEKAIDGDTSKLHGALQTLLTELITECEPIIFNGDGYSDAWHEEAEKRGLLNLKTTVDALPELEGPGVKEIFSKYGVLSERELESRLETYLEQYCNTVSVEAKLTVEMAKTLIFPAAVRYQSQLASACANLAAVGIDFDTDTLEKVTELVKALQDSVSVLEACLADPIEDSTQEHAKYFIEEILPAMAAVRQYADLLEGWVADDLWPLPTYQEMLFIK; this comes from the coding sequence ATGAGCACAATGAGCTACGCTGAACCGTCTGTTGGGTCCGAAGAGAGAAAGAGCTTTGGAGCTGCCGCGGGCGGCGGTGGATTTTCCTCTGGAGGGATGTCTTCCCGGATGGCAGCAATTGCCGCGGTCACGAATTATCAGCCTTTTTCTCAGCCACTCGATTTTGCCAAGACACCTGCCCACCGACTCTTCGGCGAAAATGTGTTTAGCAAGTCGGTGATGAAAGATCGGCTACCCAAGCCAATCTACAAGTCTTTGATGAAAACCATTGAGGTGGGGGAGAAACTTGATCCGGAAATAGCTGACGTCGTGGCTTCAGCGATGAAAGATTGGGCGATCGAAAAAGGTGCCACCCACTATGCCCATGTATTCTATCCTCTAACGGGCGCCACAGCCGAGAAGCACGATAGCTTTCTCTCGCCGGATGGCAACGGTGGAGCGGTTACCGAATTTACCGGCAAGCAACTCATCCAAGGTGAGCCAGACGGTTCGAGCTTTCCTACGGGAGGCATTCGCGCTACTTTTGAAGCCCGAGGCTATACCATCTGGGACGTCACCAGCCCGGCCTATATTCTGGAAAATCCCAACGGCACAACGCTCTGCATCCCTACAGCATTTGTCTCCTGGACCGGGGAAGCACTCGACAAGAAAACACCTTTGCTACGCTCGATGCAGGCCCTCAATAGCCAGGCTCAGCGGATTCTTAGTTTGTTCGGTCACGCAGATGGGTCGTTCGTGTCATCGACTGCTGGTCCCGAACAAGAGTATTTCTTAATAGATCGCCACTTCTATTTTTCCCGCCCCGATTTATTCACCGCTGGCAGAACTCTGTTTGGAGCAACTCCCCCGAAGGGGCAGGAGTTCGATGATCATTATTTCGGTGCAATTCCCGAGCGAGTGCTCGCCTTCATGCTCGATTCAGAACGTGAACTACTCAAGCTGGGAATTCCCGTGAAGACGCGGCATAACGAAGTCGCTCCGGGGCAGTACGAGATTGCTCCGGTGTTCGAATCGGCGAACCTGGCCAACGATCATCAACATTTAGTGATGATTACACTCAAGCGTGTTGCCGAGAAATACGGCATGGCATGTCTCACCCATGAAAAACCCTTCGCAGGTGTGAACGGTTCCGGCAAGCACGTGAACTGGTCGCTCGGTAGTTCCTCCCAGGGAAATCTCTTGGATCCTGGTGAGACGCCGCATGAGAATGCCCAATTCTTGGTGTTTTGTGCTGCCGTCATCCGGGCCGTCTATCTGAATCAGGGATTGCTGCGGGCCTCGGTAGCTACGGCAGGAAACGACCATCGGTTGGGTGCCAACGAAGCACCACCGGCAATCATTTCCATCTTCCTCGGCGATCAGCTCACCGACGTCTTTGAGCAAATCAAGGCGGGTGGTGCAAAATCCTCGATTGCCAAAGGGACGCTGGGTGTAGGAGTCGATGTATTGCCTCCGCTTCCTAAGGATGCAGGGGACCGCAACCGCACGAGTCCATTTGCCTTCACTGGCAATCGCTTCGAGTTCCGCGCGGTTGGATCAAACCAATCAATCGCAGGTCCTTTGGTAGTGATGAACACAATCATTTCCGAGTCGCTCGACTATTGTGCGACCAAGCTGGAAAAGGCCATCGATGGTGATACCAGCAAACTACACGGCGCACTGCAGACTTTGCTTACCGAATTGATCACGGAGTGCGAACCTATCATTTTCAATGGCGATGGCTATTCCGATGCCTGGCACGAAGAGGCTGAGAAGCGAGGACTGTTGAATCTCAAGACGACCGTCGATGCACTTCCTGAACTCGAAGGCCCCGGGGTCAAGGAGATCTTCTCCAAGTACGGCGTTCTCAGCGAGCGAGAGCTGGAGAGCCGCTTGGAAACCTATTTGGAACAGTATTGCAATACGGTTTCTGTTGAGGCCAAGCTTACTGTGGAAATGGCCAAGACCCTGATCTTCCCCGCGGCAGTTCGCTATCAGAGTCAACTCGCCTCAGCCTGTGCGAATCTGGCTGCGGTGGGAATCGATTTTGATACCGACACGCTGGAGAAAGTCACGGAGTTAGTAAAGGCTTTGCAGGACAGCGTCTCCGTGCTGGAGGCATGTCTGGCAGATCCCATCGAGGACTCCACACAAGAGCACGCGAAATACTTCATTGAGGAGATACTCCCGGCCATGGCTGCCGTTCGGCAATATGCCGATTTGCTAGAAGGGTGGGTCGCCGACGATCTGTGGCCCCTGCCAACCTACCAAGAAATGTTGTTCATCAAGTAA
- a CDS encoding DUF6607 family protein produces MLRLHSPFLLFGIAIAMSVDSRAHDADSPKEASESVVSMAFGWPFLDPTTMETQGGTTQGSKVTLAGEPSEAWEKIRQPDLSKQERDRMAVLAMAGSFRVSFQFIESMGFAEDYKPSRPYFSWATEHVRVLADTPTFVSLQHTLVMYFEDEEMGGPMVMKHWRQDWTYEDRELVVYRGHLVWEKMKLAEEEASGGWSQAVFQVDDSPRYEAFGRWEHEAGFSRWTSNDAWRPLPRREFSVRDDYNVLGGTQAITITPTGWVHFQDNCKLQVDSKTNSPRSVACEIGINRYERILEPTIQKPADAYWAKTGDYWKEVRGAWKDIFRTRDRFQLKNQADGKKLYEEHFGYAAEIEATDSYDKENGRTHAQETVNRFLENL; encoded by the coding sequence ATGCTACGCCTTCATTCACCATTCCTATTATTCGGAATTGCCATTGCCATGTCTGTCGACTCTCGGGCCCACGATGCTGACTCGCCGAAGGAGGCATCGGAAAGTGTAGTCAGCATGGCCTTCGGGTGGCCCTTTCTCGATCCCACTACGATGGAAACACAGGGCGGTACAACTCAGGGGAGCAAGGTTACATTGGCTGGGGAACCGAGCGAGGCTTGGGAGAAGATTCGGCAACCTGATCTTTCGAAGCAAGAACGAGATCGTATGGCCGTCCTGGCAATGGCGGGATCGTTTCGAGTCAGCTTTCAGTTCATTGAATCGATGGGTTTTGCCGAGGACTATAAGCCAAGTCGGCCCTACTTCTCGTGGGCCACCGAACATGTTCGTGTACTAGCCGACACACCGACTTTTGTCAGTTTACAACATACGCTGGTCATGTATTTCGAGGATGAAGAAATGGGGGGACCGATGGTCATGAAGCACTGGCGGCAGGACTGGACTTACGAGGACCGTGAACTGGTTGTCTATCGCGGGCATTTGGTTTGGGAGAAAATGAAACTCGCGGAAGAAGAAGCTTCCGGAGGCTGGTCCCAAGCCGTGTTTCAAGTGGACGATTCGCCTCGTTACGAAGCGTTCGGGCGCTGGGAACATGAAGCCGGTTTTTCTCGCTGGACGAGCAATGATGCCTGGCGACCGTTGCCTCGTCGCGAGTTCTCGGTTCGCGACGACTACAATGTCTTGGGCGGGACGCAGGCGATCACGATCACACCAACCGGATGGGTGCATTTCCAGGATAACTGCAAGCTGCAAGTCGATAGCAAAACCAACTCGCCTCGCAGCGTCGCCTGCGAAATAGGAATCAATCGCTACGAACGGATCCTTGAGCCAACCATACAAAAACCTGCCGACGCGTATTGGGCCAAGACCGGCGACTATTGGAAGGAAGTGCGTGGCGCATGGAAAGATATTTTTCGCACACGCGACCGGTTTCAGCTGAAAAACCAAGCAGACGGCAAGAAACTCTATGAAGAACACTTCGGCTACGCAGCAGAGATTGAAGCAACAGACAGCTACGACAAGGAAAACGGTCGGACACATGCCCAGGAGACAGTAAATAGATTCCTGGAAAACCTCTGA
- a CDS encoding type 1 glutamine amidotransferase domain-containing protein, whose translation MNRLLTGKRILSFVGDIYEDLELWYPKLRLIEAGAEVVVAGPEAGAHYQGKNGYPCTSDAAIADVQADQFDGLLVPGGFMPDKLRRDNKVLDLVRQFDAAGKLIAAICHGGWIPISAGVYQRVRVTGSLGIKDDLVNAGAIWEDAAVVVDRHFVSSRKPDDLPEFCRGMLEVLTKE comes from the coding sequence ATGAACCGACTACTCACAGGAAAACGTATCCTGTCTTTCGTAGGAGATATCTATGAAGACCTCGAACTTTGGTACCCCAAGCTGCGCCTGATCGAAGCAGGGGCCGAGGTCGTGGTTGCCGGTCCGGAGGCTGGCGCGCATTATCAGGGAAAGAATGGCTACCCTTGTACGTCCGACGCCGCAATTGCCGACGTGCAGGCCGACCAGTTCGACGGTCTGTTGGTACCGGGTGGCTTCATGCCCGACAAACTGCGTCGTGACAACAAAGTACTCGACCTCGTGCGTCAATTTGACGCGGCTGGCAAACTGATCGCCGCCATCTGCCACGGTGGCTGGATCCCGATCTCCGCAGGCGTGTATCAGAGAGTGCGCGTCACAGGCTCACTCGGCATCAAGGACGATCTGGTCAACGCCGGCGCCATTTGGGAAGACGCCGCCGTAGTGGTCGACCGACACTTCGTTTCCAGCCGCAAGCCCGATGACCTGCCAGAGTTTTGTCGAGGAATGCTGGAAGTGCTGACAAAGGAGTGA
- a CDS encoding VOC family protein: protein MASLLAVSPVLLVHDVVAAAEYYREKLGFSYDRFWGEPPNFCMVRRDGLTVMLSQVGSHTEIVPHWQIVDKMWNANFWVDDVEALYTEFQQNDAKIDYSLHLKPYGVKEFGIQDIDGHDIAFGQIVEE, encoded by the coding sequence ATGGCAAGTCTATTGGCCGTGTCACCTGTGCTACTCGTGCATGATGTCGTAGCCGCTGCTGAGTACTACCGCGAGAAGCTGGGGTTTTCTTATGATCGCTTTTGGGGCGAGCCGCCGAACTTCTGTATGGTGCGGCGCGATGGCTTAACAGTAATGCTCAGCCAGGTGGGTTCTCACACAGAGATTGTTCCCCATTGGCAGATCGTCGACAAAATGTGGAACGCCAATTTTTGGGTCGACGACGTCGAGGCATTGTACACAGAGTTCCAACAGAACGACGCCAAGATCGACTATTCGCTCCATCTTAAACCTTACGGAGTGAAGGAATTCGGCATCCAGGATATCGACGGGCACGACATCGCTTTCGGCCAAATCGTTGAAGAGTGA